The sequence below is a genomic window from Bacillus sp. SM2101.
CATATTGCTCGCTAGGGATAAATGTTTCCTCATTTGCCCCCCAAAGCTGACTTGTTGCTTCAGCATTCCACCAATACTTATTTGTAGCGTCGTCACTTATATCAATATTAATAAATGAAACAGGATATCCTGGTTGATTAAGTTGAAATTCTATTGAGTTTGTTTTATGTTCAGTACTTACATCAAAAACTTCTCTACTGTTAGCTGCATTTTTTCCACTGTACATATAGAGTCCCACTATATATGATTGTTCTTTAATATCGTCTGGTAAATATTCTACCATGTTCTTATATGGTTCATATGGATCCATTTTGATAGTTGATCTATTTTTCATAATATGACCATTATGTGCCCATACAATAAACTTTTCATCTGGATATATTTCTTCTAATAACCACTCTAGATTATCAGCCATTATTCTATCTCGAGATTCTAAATCACCTTTACCATTTTGATCCATAACATTTTCTTCAGTATATTTTTCTGTAATAGACCTAATTCTTTGCTCAAAAATCTTTATGAAAAATTGTTTTTCATCCTCATTTATCAATTTCGCCCACTCCCCTTGACCTATTTGGTACACTAAATCACTGTATTTTTCAGTTAATAACTCACTTTCTTGTTGCCAATTATCTGGATAATCTGCTCCCCATATTGAGCGGACATACTGATAATACTCTTGTTCTACAGCTTGTAAGTCTGTTGTAAAATCTGTATTTCTATCCTTAAAATAATCATTTATATATTTATCTATGTACGGTTGTGGTTGCATATCGAATCCTACTATATTAATTGGGTTCTTAGTTGCTTTTTGTTCTTTAATGTATTTAAACAAGTACATATTATGATCTGTAAACCACACTGGGTGTAAGGCATTTTTCATTGCTTGTTCAGACCTTATATCTAACAGCATTTCATTAGTTGTATATACCTCTGCTAATCCACTTTCAAATGCCACAATATTGTAATCTAATTCCTCATGTAAAAACTTTATTAACCTGCTTTTAATCAGACTGTATTCTGAAACGCCATGTGAGCTTTCCCCTAGCATAACCACTCTCTTGTCTTTTAATATATCTTTTAAAAATTCCAGATCACTATAGTCCGAACTTTCCAATTCGATAGATTTAATATGTTCAGGTTTATCATATTGAACTGTTTTTAGCTCTACATCATTAGTAACCCTTTGACTGTTTTCTGTGCCCTCAGAAACTTGTTGATTTGAACAACCAGCTATAAGTATGACTAGTAGAAGTGAAGAAAAAAATATGTAAACTTTATTCTTCTTTAATGATTTCATATAATACATCTCCAATGTTATTTAAATTGTAATATTTATACATTACAACAATATATTACATTATTTTTCAAAATATTTATACATTTTCTATCAATAGAGAATTTTCAATTTTTATTGTTAAAGTATTTTGTTTGAATACCTTGTTATAAAAGATTCCTCTACATTACAGACCATAT
It includes:
- a CDS encoding erythromycin esterase family protein, which gives rise to MKSLKKNKVYIFFSSLLLVILIAGCSNQQVSEGTENSQRVTNDVELKTVQYDKPEHIKSIELESSDYSDLEFLKDILKDKRVVMLGESSHGVSEYSLIKSRLIKFLHEELDYNIVAFESGLAEVYTTNEMLLDIRSEQAMKNALHPVWFTDHNMYLFKYIKEQKATKNPINIVGFDMQPQPYIDKYINDYFKDRNTDFTTDLQAVEQEYYQYVRSIWGADYPDNWQQESELLTEKYSDLVYQIGQGEWAKLINEDEKQFFIKIFEQRIRSITEKYTEENVMDQNGKGDLESRDRIMADNLEWLLEEIYPDEKFIVWAHNGHIMKNRSTIKMDPYEPYKNMVEYLPDDIKEQSYIVGLYMYSGKNAANSREVFDVSTEHKTNSIEFQLNQPGYPVSFINIDISDDATNKYWWNAEATSQLWGANEETFIPSEQY